The Drosophila suzukii chromosome X, CBGP_Dsuzu_IsoJpt1.0, whole genome shotgun sequence DNA window CAGCTATTCCGCTCCTGCTCCCTCCGTCAGCTACTCGGCCCCCTCTGTGAGCTACTCCGCCCCTGCCCCATCGGTTAGCTACTCGGCCCCCTCGGTCAGCTACTCCGCTCCTGCTGTCCAGCAGTCGTACGTCGCTCCCGCCGTCAGCTACTCCGCCCCTGCCGTCCAGCAGACCTATGCCGCCCCCTCGGTCAGCTACTCCGCCCCTGCTGTCCAGCAGTCGTACTCCGCTCCTGCCGTCAGCTACTCCGCCCCCTCGGTGAGCTACTCCGCCCCCTCCGTGGATGTGGGCACCCAGTACGCCTCCAACGGCGGCTACGTCTACAGGAAGTAAGGACCTCGAGATCAGAGGCCTGCAACTGAATACGAAACAGTGTAAATACCTACATACTGCCCCAACTCAccatcaattttttttgtattgtaAACTCCGTTAacaatgaaaatataaaaaaacaataatcCAAAGAAATATGGTTTTTAAATGGGGATCAAGATTAAAAAGGAGGGCGACTCCCACTAAACAAATACTAACCaaataaagatataatataattaaactTTTTTACAGAATCAAATCCCTCTgtaaaaattgaataaaaatatctaGGGAGGAGGTCCTAAGGTTGGGATGGTCTGTAAGTTGGGATGGTCTGTAAGTTGGGACACAAAATGTTCTTCAAACTACAGACCTCTCCCTTACGTATAGAAAAGAatggaaaaaaaagtttatattttttaaagccaATCATGTTTGTACACAGCTAATATGTTGACTCTATTCTCATCAACTTTATACATAATATTC harbors:
- the LOC108006544 gene encoding cuticle protein 16.5, with amino-acid sequence MKFLVAFALFACVAADVSHLSNEYLPPLQNSYAAPSVSYSAPAVQQTYSAPAIQQSYSAPSSEYLPPVQSYSAPAVQRTYSAPSVSYSAPAVQRTYAAPSVSYSAPAPSVSYSAPSVSYSAPAPSVSYSAPSVSYSAPAVQQSYVAPAVSYSAPAVQQTYAAPSVSYSAPAVQQSYSAPAVSYSAPSVSYSAPSVDVGTQYASNGGYVYRK